Proteins found in one Balearica regulorum gibbericeps isolate bBalReg1 chromosome 17, bBalReg1.pri, whole genome shotgun sequence genomic segment:
- the RNF185 gene encoding E3 ubiquitin-protein ligase RNF185 isoform X2, which yields MASKGPTTSTSTKNSSTGGTSGSSSSNGAGDNANQDNTFECNICLDTAKDAVISLCGHLFCWPCLHQWLETRPNRQVCPVCKAGISRDKVIPLYGRGSTGQQDPREKTPPRPQGQRPEPENRGGFQGFGFGDGGFQMSFGIGAFPFGIFATAFNINDGRPPPAVPGTPQYVDEQFLSRLFLFVALVIMFWLLIA from the exons ATGGCAAGCAAAGGACCCACAACTTCTACATCAACAAAGAACTCCAGTACTGGAGGGACCAGTGGCAGCAGTAGCAGTAATGGTGCTGGGGACAACGCTAATCAGGACAACACTTTTGAATGTAACATCTGTTTAGACACTGCCAAGGATGCAGTTATCAGCTTGTGTGGACATCTCTTCTG TTGGCCTTGTTTACACCAG tGGCTAGAGACCAGGCCAAACAGACAAGTATGTCCTGTTTGCAAAGCAGGAATCAGTCGAGATAAAGTTATTCCTCTGTATGGAAGAGGTAGCACTGGGCAACAGGACCCCAG AGAGAAAACTCCACCACGACCCCAAGGACAGAGACCTGAACCAGAGAACAGAGGG GGATTCCAGGGCTTTGGGTTTGGCGATGGTGGCTTCCAAATGTCATTCGGAATTGGAGCGTTTCCCTTTGGTATATTTGCAACAGCATTCAACATAAACGACGGGCGACCTCCTCCAG ctgttcCAGGGACTCCTCAATATGTGGATGAGCAGTTCCTATCCCGCCTCTTCCTGTTTGTGGCTCTGGTGATAATGTTCTGGCTGTTGATTGCATAA
- the C17H12orf43 gene encoding protein CUSTOS isoform X2 has translation MAAPRRGSGLESDTDSDSSGEAAARFREAAWDCAALVAVRAEPCGGGLKKDQLQPAQPSLRHEVNSHDEDGNELQTTPEFRAHVAKKLGAMLDSFITVLKDSSGASQTSVQQSDSADDGFRLFSSSVPGDCGKSEPCPAARRQPSSSSDTDSDQEWQKYQEAAVSAADILKQSAFPALSQVSSRDQSQGYVEHRQKKKKKKKIRGENNIQEKIIDPAECDQISKDLPQLVSANGQHERQDSNCTENSVLPGVVKKKKKKKKRE, from the exons ATGGCGGCGCCCAGGCGCGGCTCGGGCCTGGAGTCGGACACGGACTCGGACAGCAGCGGCGAGGCGGCAGCGCGGTTCCGAGAGGCCGCTTGGGACTGCGCCGCGCTGGTGGCGGTGCGGGCGGAGCCGTGCGGTG GTGGCCTTAAAAAGGATCAGTTACAGCCTGCTCAGCCTAGCCTAAg gcATGAGGTGAACAGTCATGATGAGGATGGAAATGAACTACAGACAACACCAGAGTTCAGAGCACATGTTGCAAAGAAACTGGGAGCAATGCTAGACAG TTTCATCACGGTCTTGAAGGACTCATCAGGAGCTTCACAAACGTCTGTGCAACAGTCTGACTCTGCAGATGATG GTTTTCgcctcttctcttcctctgtcccaGGAGACTGTGGGAAATCGGAGCCTTGCCCTGCAGCAAGGAGACAGCCGTCTAGCTCCAG TGATACGGACAGCGACCAAGAGTGGCAAAAGTACCAGGAGGCGGCTGTGTCAGCCGCAGACATTCTGAAGCAAAGTGCTTTTCCTGCATTGTCCCAGGTTTCCAGCCGGGATCAGAGTCAGGGTTATGTAgagcacagacagaaaaagaagaagaaaaagaaaattagggGAGAGAACAATattcaagagaaaataatagaCCCAGCAGAGTGTGACCAGATCAGCAAAGATTTGCCACAGTTGGTGTCTGCAAATGGACAGCATGAGAGACAGGACAGCAATTGTACAGAGAACTCAGTGTTGCCAGGAgttgtgaagaagaaaaagaagaagaaaaaaagagaatga
- the RNF185 gene encoding E3 ubiquitin-protein ligase RNF185 isoform X1, with the protein MASKGPTTSTSTKNSSTGGTSGSSSSNGAGDNANQDNTFECNICLDTAKDAVISLCGHLFCWPCLHQWLETRPNRQVCPVCKAGISRDKVIPLYGRGSTGQQDPREKTPPRPQGQRPEPENRGTTVPATLIRVPLGFQGFGFGDGGFQMSFGIGAFPFGIFATAFNINDGRPPPAVPGTPQYVDEQFLSRLFLFVALVIMFWLLIA; encoded by the exons ATGGCAAGCAAAGGACCCACAACTTCTACATCAACAAAGAACTCCAGTACTGGAGGGACCAGTGGCAGCAGTAGCAGTAATGGTGCTGGGGACAACGCTAATCAGGACAACACTTTTGAATGTAACATCTGTTTAGACACTGCCAAGGATGCAGTTATCAGCTTGTGTGGACATCTCTTCTG TTGGCCTTGTTTACACCAG tGGCTAGAGACCAGGCCAAACAGACAAGTATGTCCTGTTTGCAAAGCAGGAATCAGTCGAGATAAAGTTATTCCTCTGTATGGAAGAGGTAGCACTGGGCAACAGGACCCCAG AGAGAAAACTCCACCACGACCCCAAGGACAGAGACCTGAACCAGAGAACAGAGGG ACTACTGTACCTGCCACCTTAATTAGAGTCCccctg GGATTCCAGGGCTTTGGGTTTGGCGATGGTGGCTTCCAAATGTCATTCGGAATTGGAGCGTTTCCCTTTGGTATATTTGCAACAGCATTCAACATAAACGACGGGCGACCTCCTCCAG ctgttcCAGGGACTCCTCAATATGTGGATGAGCAGTTCCTATCCCGCCTCTTCCTGTTTGTGGCTCTGGTGATAATGTTCTGGCTGTTGATTGCATAA
- the C17H12orf43 gene encoding protein CUSTOS isoform X1, with amino-acid sequence MPCGRQAGLQRPACPAAAHLQDGGAQARLGPGVGHGLGQQRRGGSAVPRGRLGLRRAGGGGLKKDQLQPAQPSLRHEVNSHDEDGNELQTTPEFRAHVAKKLGAMLDSFITVLKDSSGASQTSVQQSDSADDGFRLFSSSVPGDCGKSEPCPAARRQPSSSSDTDSDQEWQKYQEAAVSAADILKQSAFPALSQVSSRDQSQGYVEHRQKKKKKKKIRGENNIQEKIIDPAECDQISKDLPQLVSANGQHERQDSNCTENSVLPGVVKKKKKKKKRE; translated from the exons ATGCCCTGCGGCCGACAGGCCGGACTACAGCGCCCAGCGTGCCCCGCGGCTGCGCACCTTCAAGATGGCGGCGCCCAGGCGCGGCTCGGGCCTGGAGTCGGACACGGACTCGGACAGCAGCGGCGAGGCGGCAGCGCGGTTCCGAGAGGCCGCTTGGGACTGCGCCGCGCTGGTGGCG GTGGCCTTAAAAAGGATCAGTTACAGCCTGCTCAGCCTAGCCTAAg gcATGAGGTGAACAGTCATGATGAGGATGGAAATGAACTACAGACAACACCAGAGTTCAGAGCACATGTTGCAAAGAAACTGGGAGCAATGCTAGACAG TTTCATCACGGTCTTGAAGGACTCATCAGGAGCTTCACAAACGTCTGTGCAACAGTCTGACTCTGCAGATGATG GTTTTCgcctcttctcttcctctgtcccaGGAGACTGTGGGAAATCGGAGCCTTGCCCTGCAGCAAGGAGACAGCCGTCTAGCTCCAG TGATACGGACAGCGACCAAGAGTGGCAAAAGTACCAGGAGGCGGCTGTGTCAGCCGCAGACATTCTGAAGCAAAGTGCTTTTCCTGCATTGTCCCAGGTTTCCAGCCGGGATCAGAGTCAGGGTTATGTAgagcacagacagaaaaagaagaagaaaaagaaaattagggGAGAGAACAATattcaagagaaaataatagaCCCAGCAGAGTGTGACCAGATCAGCAAAGATTTGCCACAGTTGGTGTCTGCAAATGGACAGCATGAGAGACAGGACAGCAATTGTACAGAGAACTCAGTGTTGCCAGGAgttgtgaagaagaaaaagaagaagaaaaaaagagaatga